Sequence from the Kogia breviceps isolate mKogBre1 chromosome X, mKogBre1 haplotype 1, whole genome shotgun sequence genome:
CCGGGCCAGGCAGACGTGCCCGGACCTACGTGTCACGCACGAGGTCAGCGGTCCTCCTCTGTGTCCACTGGCCGTCAGGGCCGTGCACTGCACCGATGCTTTCAAGCACGATCAATGCCGAAGACGGGGCCCACGGTCAAGGGCGCAGAAAATTTACAATTCActtatgaaatggaagaaaaacccTCAGCATCTCTGGATCTGCAAAGTGCCTACCCTACCTCTCACTGGAGAGGTGTCCCATGGGTGCTGAGCAGGAATCTGACTCTggacccccaccgccccccccagCACCCCTTTCCCTCCATTGCCCACAGCAGAGGCCAGACTCAGCGGAAACTTTCAGGGAAATTTATTCAAGAGAAACATTGACTGAAACCATTGAACAGAGGGCATAACAACACACACAGGAACTTCTAATGGCCACCGGAGCCCACGGGTCCCGGCCCCCCCCAGGGTCCCCAACAAGGTGCTTCCGCTACACCCCACCCGGCGGCCCTCCATCCCCCCCCAGTCTCCCTTCCTCAGGGCCCCGCGGGTGGCCTCTCGCCAGGAAGATGGGCGCCTGCAATGCCCGCTCCGCATggggcagcccctccccctctGGCTCACATGTGCCTATGGCGGGCACAGGACCGTCCCACAGCAGGGCACGTGCCAGTGACCCAACGACGGGTGTCCCGAGGAGCAACGGGGTGGcccagcagaacacaggccccGGGGGGCCTCCCGCAGACCTCCTGCAGCCCCGGTCCAGGTCTTCCTTCCCAAGGTCCCGGGTGGGCTCCCAGGTCCTGGGGTGGGCGCTGGCTGTGACCTCGTCCATCCCGTCCTTCCCGCCGGCTCCTGGGACTGGGCTCGGGGTCTCCGTGCCAGGCCGGAGCGGGGGGAACTGCTCATAGGAGAACAAACGCAAATTTCCGCAACAACAAGCAGCGCTGGGCCTGCAACTACGCCCAGAAAGCACACGTTGAGCTCACGACACTGGCCCACACAGACCAGAGCCTTGGCTGGCACGTGTCGTACCTCAGGGCtctccggggtggggggggcgatgGCTagggtgtgtgttttggggggaggggagcggggacTGGGGGGTTCCTTGACACCTGGGTCCCTCTGGGGCCTACAGGGACACATTGGGGCTCGCCAGGACAGGGAGCAGCCTGCCCAGGGGATGACGAACAGGGGTCCCCTCTCGGGAGGGAGGCCCAGGCACCTTGAGTGGCCCCTAACGTGGGGCCAGGAGGCTGCCAGGGCTGGCCTCCCCCTGCCTCCAAGCCTGGGGGCCCCGGGGCCTGCTGAGCCTACTGGCCCGAGGACGACCCCGGGGGGCTCATCTCTGCAGCCCCGTCCTCATTTCCCGGCTCTTCTGGGACATGCTGGAGCCCCTCCTCGGGGGTCTCCTCGGCCTGCTGGCCTCCTGCCTGGGCGAGGCCCTCTGGCTCCCAGCCAGGACCTCCTGGGGCCACCGGGGAAGCACTGCCCATCCGGCCAGGCATGGGGACTCCGCGGGCATGTGTGGGTCCTGCCGGACCTAGGCCCACAGGGCCGGGAGCTCCTCCACCTTCCTGAGTGGCCGCGGAGGCCTTGCTGGTCTCCCCAGGGCCAGGGGCTGCCCTGGCGGCACCATGGTCTTCAGGGCCCGCCTCGCCAGCCTTGGCAGTGCCGGCAACGGCCTCACTGGCCTCTTCGGGCGCCGGGTGGTCCTCGGCGCTACCTTGTTTGGAAAGGGCGGCCTGGGGGGAGGTATCTTCACCGGCCGGGGAGGCCTTGGTGCCATCCGCAGTGGTGCCCGCGGTGATGGCCTCATGGGCCGGGGCGGCCTGGGCGGCTGCTGCCAGGACTCCAACGTCCACACGGGCCTCTTCTTCCCCTGGGAACAGCTCCCTGCTAGCCAGGGCGGCCTCCCAGGCCTCGGTCATCTGGAGGAGCCGCAGCATCCGCACGAAGCCGGGAGGCCTGGTCATCAGCTGCGTCCTCAGCGTCTGCTGGAGCGTGTCGTTCAGCCGGGCCCGCATCAGCACCTGCCGGGCGCGCACCTGGTCCGCCACGGCCGGGAGGATGGCCCCCTTCTCCAGGGCCGACTGCAGCAGGCCTTCCAGGCGCATCACGTACGCAGAGAGAGTCTCCTCGGGCCGCTGGGCACAGGTCAGGAACTTCAGCCGAGCGCTCTCCCGGGGGTCCGTGTTCCCAAACACCTGCACCAGCGCGGCCAGGCAGTCCTGGGCGGCCAGCTCGGGATCTTCCGCCAGGAGGCCGCGCAGGACGTCCAGCGCGGGGCCGCGCAGGCTCTccaccagcctcctcctcctctccccctcagaCACGTGGCGCCACAGGTGCAGCATGTCGCTGGCCTGCTCCAGCCAGCTCTCAAAGGACTCTTCCCCGTGGCCCGGCTCTTGCATCCCAGAGAAGGTTCCCAGCTCCTGGGAGCCCGCGGTGTCTGGCACGGCCTGCAAGGCCTGCCTCCACTGCTGGGTCCAGGGCGCCGCCTCACCCACGGCGCCTGCCGCTTCCACAGCTGCTTCCTCAGCCGCGGTCATTGCCTCGCCCGCGGGTCCTGCCATACTCGGAAGTGCTGCCTCGCCTGCAACATTTCCTTCACCTGCAGCTCCCTCGTCGTCTGACACTCCTGCTTCACCTTCAGCTCCTGCTTCACCCTCAACCCCTGCCTCACCTCCATCCCCTGCCTCACCTGGACCTTCCTCCTCACCTGCGGCTCCCGCCTCACCTGCGGCTCCCGCCTCACCTGCAGCTCCTGCCTCACCCTCAGCTCCCTCCTCACCTACAGCTCCTGCCTCACCTCCATCCCCTGCCTCACCTGGACCTTCCTCCTCACCTGCGGCTCCCGCCTCACCTGCGGCTCCCGCCTCACCTGCAGCTCCTGCCTCACCCTCAGCTCCCTCGTCACCTACAGCTCCTTCCTcgcctccagcccctctctcacctccagcccctccctcacctgcacctcctgcctcacctgcagctccctcctcacctgcacctcctgcctcacctgcagGTCCTGCCTCAACTCCAGCCTCTCTGTCACCAGCAGctcctgcctcacctgcagctccctcctcacctgcagctccttcctcgcctccagcccctgcctcacctccagcccctctctcacctgcacctcctgcctcacctgcacCTCCTGCCTCAACTCCAGCTCCTTCCTCACCTCCCGCTGCCACCTCACCTAAGCCTTCCCCCTCACCTGCGTCTCCCTCCATACCTGCGGCTCCCGCCTCCCCTACAGCTTCCTCCTCACCCGCAGTTCCTGAGTGATCTGCAGTTCCTGCCTCACCTGCCCTGCCAACCACTGCTAGTCTCTGGGGCTGTGCAGGGAAACTGGGTCTATCCTGTGACTCAGCATCAGGGGCCTGGGGCAGGCAGGCCACAGTCCAGGGCCCCCCGTTGCCCGGTATTTGGCGGGGGATCAAGCTTCGATTTATATACTCAGCAAACTCGACCAGGGCAACCCTCGACCCCAGCTCCTTTCTGTAGCCCTTGCGCAGCACTCGGTACCTGCCCAGGGAACGCAGGGCAGCCTGCACAGCCTCCTGGAATTCCTGGTCTTCGCCGTCGTCTGGGATGCCCAGGATGAGCAGAGATCGCTGAGCGTTCACGCCCATCGACCTGCACCAGTCCCGCAGTATCGCCAGAGCCATCGCCATCGCCGAGGACCTGAGGGTGGGGGGAAGCGATCCAACAGGTGTGCACAGACTGCTGAAGTGTGGGAATCGGCCTGAGGGTGCAAAGAGGAGAGAATCATGTTTGTGCCACACAGCCCACCCTACAGCCGCTCACAGAAGCAGCCTGGAGCACCTCCCAGCCCTGTTTTGTTTGCTTGACTTTAGGAACCTTTTTCgataaattaaattttcttacaCAATGGaaggctagggacttccctggtggcgcagtggttaagaatccacctgccagtgcaggggacacaggttcgatccctggtctgggaagatcccacttaccacggagcaactaaccccgtgcgccacaaccactgaccCAGCGCTCTAGagctataactactgagcccacgtgacacaaccactgaagcccacatgcctggagcccgtgctccgtcacaagagaagccaccgtaatgagaggcccgcacacctcaatgaagagtagcccctgctcgccgcacctagagaaagcctgcatgcagcaacaaagacccaccgcagccaaaagtaaaaataaattaaaaaacaaataaaagagcatttgttgtatatgactcaaaaaagcaataataatataacataaaatatttttttttaaagatagatagAAGGCTCGTcacattttctccatttctggCCTCAGTTTTAGGAAGCTGCCTTTTTGCCAAGGAATTTTTCAAGTCTTCCAATTTTTTAGCATAAACATTTCCATAATAcccctatattcttttttaatgtacatgTGATCCGTAACGTTagccctctttcattcctgatattagtCATTAGcgttctttctatttttccttgatTCATCATTCGAGGACTTGCTCAGTTTTCTTGCTCTTTTGAAAGAAGAGCATGGCTTTGTTCATTGTGTCCATAAGTTGCTTTCTATCACTGACTTCCTCTCTTAGCTctcttattaattcattttatgtttcctttgctcttcttcttctagcATCTCTAAATGGACTAACTGTTAGCTCACTGGTTTTATGTCCTGACTCTTTTCTAACAGAAGCATTTAGAGGAATACAGTTTCCTCCTGTCGCTTTTTGCTGCCTCCCACTGATTTTGCTAAGTTGTGTTTTTCTAGGATTCACTTTGAAATATGTTCTAAGTCCCTCTCTGACTTTTTTTCATGGATCCATGGGTCTcccaatatttgaagatatattaTCATTAGCAACATCAAATAAAATTCCTCCGTGATGAGAAAACTTATCATGTAAAATTGCAATACTATTAAATGTATGGAGACTATTTTACAACTCTGGTATTGTATGTTTGGGTGAATGTGCAAAGCACCCTCGTAAAGAATCTGTGTAGTTTGTGTGGAGGCCGGAGCCTCGCCCCGCCCACCCACCTCTGCAATTCCTGTGCCACTCGGACAGAGGCGACCTGGAGCTCCTTGATGCCTCATGCAGTGGGCCAGAGCCCCTCCCTGGACCCCCACACATCCACCTGCTGTGGCCAACAGCCTCCAGCAGATCACAGCAGCCCTAGCGCCTCCCCCTCTCAGCAAAACTTACGTACCTCGTGGCCAGGCAGCTCCTCCCTGCCCCGTCCCCGACTACATCCCCCCATACGCCCCCCACCAGCCACCAGCAGGTGGCGCTCCGCTCGGGGCCCTGGAGGCCGGGCGCCCCCCCATGCGTACAGGTCACACTGCCTCTCTCAGCTGCCCACACCGGGGAGTCCTCCCCCGAGCACCCTCAGCAACAGGGGCTCTCGCCTCTCGCACCCCAGACGCAGAGCCCACCCCTCGTGCCCCCGCCCACGCGGGAGCCGGAGCCCCCTTCCTGCCACGAGCGGCCTCGCCCCCCGACACGCCCTGCCCCGGCGGGAGCTCCCCTAACGCctaccgcacccgggcccgggagTCCTCCTCATCGACCCCCGCCTCAGCCAGGAgcagctcctccttcctcccgCCACACACAGCGGCCCTTAGTCCCCCCCTCCCGTCTCAGCCCGTGGGGGGGGGAGCGTcccgtcctccccacccccacagccaGTCGTCCTCTCCTCTGGCCCCCAAAGCCGGCCCCACCTGCCCGGCAGGAAGCCCtccgccccgcgccgcccccaCGCTTAGCCATTAGCCCCACCCTCTGCACCCCGACTCCAGAACGGCCCCCACCAGCCACCCCGGCAGACAGCGGTCCTCCCCTCGGACCCGCACACTGCGGGACCCTTCCCTCAGCACCCCTTCGGCCCGCTGCCCtcagctgcccctcccccactcccaatcGGGCAGCCCGTAGCCCTCCCCCCAACTCCACTCCTTCCCACGGCCCCCCCGGGGTACCTGCGGAGTCCTGCCCCCGGCAAAGCCCCCGCCTGGCTCCTGACTTGCTCTGACTCTGTGGATGACTCCGGAGTCCCGCTCAGGACGGGCTGAAGAGCTAGCTCGTCTGGGCACTGCAGCCAGCAACTGAGCAGCCGACCGTCCCGGGCACTCTGTGCGAACGCCACGTGGGTTTCCGGGTGCTCCCGGAAGTCCCAGGAAGGTGAGGGAGAACGTTCTAGACGTCTCTTTCCAGAGAAACTGGTTGGATGAGAAGAGCACGTGAGGCGCTTTGCGACTGAAGCAGCAGCAGGCATGCGCACTGAGGGCCTGAGGTCCCAAGGCTTGGCGCCTCGGGAAGCAAAAGACACGCCCACTGGCCTTCCACCAATAGGAAGGCCTCCCTGCAAGGCTGCGGAGTTGGAGGAGCAAACTTGGCGATGCAGAGCCCATGGGGGCACACGGGTCAATCTGTCTTTACAGGTGGGTGTCTACTGTGATTGATAATGtcataaagctattcttttctctttctctgtttctttattttatgtattttttatacagcaggttcttattagttatcccttttatacatattagtgtacatatgtcagtcccaatctcccaactcatcacaccaccacacccCCGCCTCCaccactttcccaccttggtgtgcATACGTTTGTGCTCTAcagctgtgtctctatttctgtcctgcacaccagttcatctgtaccatttttctagattccacacttaatatatgatatttgtttttctctctctggcttcccTCACTgggtatgacagtttctagacccatccacgtctctacaaatgacccaatttcgtgcCTTTGTACGGCTGAGTACTAAAGGAATAGGAATAAAGCCCTTCTTTCTATGGACTGATTACTGGTCTAGTTGTATCAAGTAGCCAtcttctcacatggcagaagaggTTGAGGCAGctgtctggggtctcttttataagggaacTAAtgtcattcatgagggctccccGCACATGGGCTCATCACTTCCCAGGGCTGCACCTCCAAATCCCATCCCATTGGGGGTTAGAATTTAACAGGTGAATGAGGGGGCGAGGtttacaaatattcagtccataccACTGTCTGTCCAACTATTTTTGCTCCTATGTTCCCTTTTCCCTGCTGAGGTAATCAagtttttcatttacattttaagttCTCTACTGCCTTTTTAGGCACTTATCACTTTTCACCAAAACTTTACAATTCAcctatgaaatggaagaaaaacccTCCTCATGTCTGGATCTGCAAAGTGCCTATCCTACCCTCTCACTGGAGAGGTGTCCCATGGGTGCTGAGCAGGAATCCGACTCTGgactgccccgcccccaccccctcaGCAGCCCTTTCCCTCCATTGCCCGCAGCAGAGGCCAGACTCAGCTGAAACTTTCAGGGAATTTTATTAAAGAGAAACCTTGACTGAAGCCATTGAACAGAGGACATGATAACACAGAGAGGAACTTCTAACAGCCAGCGGATCCCATGGGTCCTGGCACCCCTACCCCAGGGCCCCCAACCAGGTGCCTCCACAACACCCAAACTGTCGGCCCTCCATTCACCCACATTCTCCCTTCCTCAGGGCCTAGCAGGTGGCCTCTCGCCAGGAAGATGGGCTCCGGCAATTCCCGTGCCCCCCCAGGGCAACCCCTCCCCCTCTGGCCCACatgcccagggcctggccctgccTGATGGCGGGCACAGGAGTGTCCCAGCGCAGGGCACACACCACTGAGCTGATGACGGGGTGTCCCGAGGAACAACGGGGTGGCCTTCGGTTGTACTGCTAATTACTTTCACATTTCCAAGTAAATTCCTATTCCAATGCCATGTTACCTTGTTCAGGATCACAAAATAATATGGGAATCTTACAATTTGTTTTACACAATTGCTAAACTCTTGTCGAGGAACCGGATTAGTGCAAATACATCTGTGCTTAATGTCATTCACAAACTTAGATTCTGAAGCTCATTAAGCCTTCTTTCAAGTGGAAAAAATTTGACAAATTCCtaaagaaaacagagatgaaattCCATGTCGTCATGCAGAACAGGAACCCAAAGTGGGTACACACCGGGTCCCCCCGACGGGTCCGGGCCCTCCCTACTTAGAAGGCGGACCGCGCCCTCTTCACACTCAGAGAGAAGCATctgcctccctgcctgccccacGGGAGAAGCTGCTGGACGTGGGCCTGGAAGGAGCCTGGCTGCGGCCCTGGCTCAGGCCCCCTCTTCCTCATCGCTCACAGCCTCTGCCCACAGGGATGCCAAGGACCTGGGATCCAAGCTATTGACCCAGAGCAGATGCTCCAGGACCTGCCACTCGCTGGTCTCCGCGTGGGCCCGGGGACCCCACAGGAACTCGTAGCGGGCGGGGTCGCTGTGGGGCACCGGCCGGTACTCCACGTAGCCCTCCTGCACCCACACTTCGGTGAGCAGCTCCCTGGGCTCCCCGTAGATGCGGTGCTCCCGCCCGGCACACACCCCCAGCTTGCCGAGTGCTCCCCAGACCTCCTCCTCGGGGCAGCGATCTCCGGACAGGGCGATCCGGCCCAGGAGCAAGACCAGGAGGCCGGCCTTGGGCATGCACTGCCCGTCGCTCAGCACCGCATCGCAggtgaggcccagggtggggACCAGGACGTAGGTGCGCTCGCGGGGGTCCACCTCCTTCACGTCCACGCCAAAGACCAGCTGCATGCACTCGCAGGCTCGCCTGAAGACCACGGGGAAGTGGTCCTGGTAATCCTTGAGGACGGTCAGCATTTCTGCCTTTGTGCTCGGCTCCTTTCGGCGATACTTGAGCAGGAGGAACCCCATCAGGTCAGCCACCTTCAGATGTAGTGCATCTTGGAGCAAGGACTCGGCATCTTCCTGGTCATGCGAGGTGCTCGGCCCTTCCTCATCTGGGGGACTGAGGCCGTCGTCTTCAGATTGGCTCCGTGGAGGGGTGGCcatggcagtgggggaggggctctGTGGGGGACTGGGTTCCCCAGCACCAGCCGCCTCCTCCAGGGTGCCCGGGAACACGACATagtaagaagaggaggaggaggaggaggaggaggaggaggaggaggaggaggaggtgggggaggggaggagggggagggggaggagggggaggagggggagggggaggagggggatgcGGGTTCCTCTCCCACAGCCCCGAACAGCTGCGCCTCCACCGGGCCCTGGGCCGGGCCTGGGCCCTGCAGGTCTGCCTCAGACTGGCGGAGCTCCCTCATCTCGCCCAGGGGCCCGATGACTGGGCTCGGGCCGCCGACAGGAGTGCGGGCAGGGGTGACAGGGAGGGACCACGGACCTGGGCGAGAGAGGGGCTGTGCGCGGCCTCGGCTAAGAGACGCACCCTGTGCAGCCTTGACAGAGGCCACTCACAGGTCTCGTGTTGAGGGGAGCCCGCGGGCCTCACAGGGGCGCTGCTCCtgggcggcccggcccccgccAACCTGAAGAAGGAAGCGAGGGGCTCCTCAGGCTGCGGCCAGCACGGCCCCAGGTTCTGGGGCTGACAGGGCGGTGGGGTGATTTGGGTGCTGTGGGGTCCCCGCTGTTCTGGGAGGCGGAGCCCCTGGGTTCACACGCCGGGCACGCACCTCCCCTCGCCTCCTGGCACTGCCTGGGCCTCCTCTGCTCTGTGCGCTGCGGACACGTGCCTCGGACCCGGGCCTTCACCGCCTCGTTCCTGGAGCCCCTGCAAGAGGAATG
This genomic interval carries:
- the LOC131747669 gene encoding paraneoplastic antigen Ma6E-like; amino-acid sequence: MAMALAILRDWCRSMGVNAQRSLLILGIPDDGEDQEFQEAVQAALRSLGRYRVLRKGYRKELGSRVALVEFAEYINRSLIPRQIPGNGGPWTVACLPQAPDAESQDRPSFPAQPQRLAVVGRAGEAGTADHSGTAGEEEAVGEAGAAGMEGDAGEGEGLGEVAAGGEEGAGVEAGGAGEAGGAGERGAGGEAGAGGEEGAAGEEGAAGEAGAAGDREAGVEAGPAGEAGGAGEEGAAGEAGGAGEGGAGGERGAGGEEGAVGDEGAEGEAGAAGEAGAAGEAGAAGEEEGPGEAGDGGEAGAVGEEGAEGEAGAAGEAGAAGEAGAAGEEEGPGEAGDGGEAGVEGEAGAEGEAGVSDDEGAAGEGNVAGEAALPSMAGPAGEAMTAAEEAAVEAAGAVGEAAPWTQQWRQALQAVPDTAGSQELGTFSGMQEPGHGEESFESWLEQASDMLHLWRHVSEGERRRRLVESLRGPALDVLRGLLAEDPELAAQDCLAALVQVFGNTDPRESARLKFLTCAQRPEETLSAYVMRLEGLLQSALEKGAILPAVADQVRARQVLMRARLNDTLQQTLRTQLMTRPPGFVRMLRLLQMTEAWEAALASRELFPGEEEARVDVGVLAAAAQAAPAHEAITAGTTADGTKASPAGEDTSPQAALSKQGSAEDHPAPEEASEAVAGTAKAGEAGPEDHGAARAAPGPGETSKASAATQEGGGAPGPVGLGPAGPTHARGVPMPGRMGSASPVAPGGPGWEPEGLAQAGGQQAEETPEEGLQHVPEEPGNEDGAAEMSPPGSSSGQ
- the LOC131747683 gene encoding melanoma-associated antigen 10-like, translating into MRELRQSEADLQGPGPAQGPVEAQLFGAVGEEPASPSSPSPSSPSSPSPSSHAESLLQDALHLKVADLMGFLLLKYRRKEPSTKAEMLTVLKDYQDHFPVVFRRACECMQLVFGVDVKEVDPRERTYVLVPTLGLTCDAVLSDGQCMPKAGLLVLLLGRIALSGDRCPEEEVWGALGKLGVCAGREHRIYGEPRELLTEVWVQEGYVEYRPVPHSDPARYEFLWGPRAHAETSEWQVLEHLLWVNSLDPRSLASLWAEAVSDEEEGA